A DNA window from Jaculus jaculus isolate mJacJac1 chromosome 1, mJacJac1.mat.Y.cur, whole genome shotgun sequence contains the following coding sequences:
- the Ppox gene encoding protoporphyrinogen oxidase isoform X4: MKPRGQESDETVHSFAQRRLGPEVASLAMDSLCRGVFAGNSRELSIRSCFPSLFQAEQTHRSILLGLLLGAGKTPQPDSGLIRQARAERWSQWSLRGGLEMLPQALHTHLTSKGVSVLRGQPVCGLSLQPEGRWKVSLGDSSLEADHIISAIPAPALSKLLPAEAAPLARVLSTITAVSVAVVNLQYRGVRLPVQGFGHLVPSSEDPIVLGIVYDSVAFPEQDGNPPGLRVTVMLGGSWLQMLEASGCELSEELFQQRAQKAAATQLGLKEQPSHCLVHFHKNCIPQYTLGHWQKLESAVQFLAAQRMPLTLAGASYEGVAVNDCIESGRQAAVTVLGTESNS, encoded by the exons ATGAAACCCAGGGGCCAAGAGTCCGATGAAACTGTGCACAGTTTTGCCCAGCGCCGCCTTGGACCTGAG GTGGCATCTCTAGCCATGGACAGTCTCTGCCGTGGAGTGTTTGCAGGCAACAGCCGTGAGCTCAGCATCCGGTCCTGTTTTCCCAGTCTCTTCCAAGCTGAGCAAACCCATCGGTCCATATTACTGGGGCTGCTGCTGGGGGCAG GGAAGACTCCACAGCCAGACTCTGGACTTATTCGCCAGGCCAGGGCTGAGCGATGGAGCCAGTGGTCACTTcgtggagggctggagatgttGCCCCAGGCCCTTCATACACACCTGACCAGTAAAGGGGTCAGTGTTCTCAGAGGTCAGCCAGTCTGTGGGCTCAGCCTCCAGCCAGAAGGGCGCTGGAAG GTGTCTCTAGGAGACAGCAGTCTGGAAGCTGACCACATTATTAGTGCCATTCCAGCTCCAG CACTCAGCAAGCTGCTCCCTGCCGAGGCTGCACCTCTGGCTCGTGTCCTGAGTACCATCACCGCTGTGTCTGTAGCTGTGGTGAATCTGCAGTACCGAGGAGTTCGTCTGCCTGTCCAG GGATTTGGACATTTGGTGCCATCCTCAGAAGACCCAATTGTTCTTGGCATTGTATATGATTCAGTTGCTTTCCCTGAGCAGGATGGGAACCCCCCAGGCCTTAGAGTGACT GTGATGTTGGGAGGTTCCTGGTTACAAATGCTAGAAGCTAGTGGCTGTGAACTGTCTGAGGAGCTGTTTCAACAACGGGCACAGAAAGCAGCTGCCACACAGTTAGGTCTGAAGGAGCAACCAAGTCACTGCTTGGTCCATTTTCACAAG AACTGTATTCCCCAGTATACACTAGGCCACTGGCAAAAACTGG AGTCAGCTGTGCAGTTCTTGGCTGCTCAGAGGATGCCCCTGACTCTGGCTGGAGCCTCCTATGAGGGGGTTGCTGTCAACGACTGTATAGAGAGTGGGCGCCAGGCAGCAGTCACTGTCCTGGGCACAGAATCTAATAGCTGA
- the Ppox gene encoding protoporphyrinogen oxidase isoform X2, which translates to MVRSLNLDLEELDRRELWEPGRYFWTCGKQVSELGLDSEVLPVRGDHPAAQNRFLYVGGALHPLPSGLRGLLRPSPPFSKPLFWAGLRELMKPRGQESDETVHSFAQRRLGPEVASLAMDSLCRGVFAGNSRELSIRSCFPSLFQAEQTHRSILLGLLLGAGKTPQPDSGLIRQARAERWSQWSLRGGLEMLPQALHTHLTSKGVSVLRGQPVCGLSLQPEGRWKVSLGDSSLEADHIISAIPAPALSKLLPAEAAPLARVLSTITAVSVAVVNLQYRGVRLPVQGFGHLVPSSEDPIVLGIVYDSVAFPEQDGNPPGLRVTVMLGGSWLQMLEASGCELSEELFQQRAQKAAATQLGLKEQPSHCLVHFHKNCIPQYTLGHWQKLESAVQFLAAQRMPLTLAGASYEGVAVNDCIESGRQAAVTVLGTESNS; encoded by the exons ATGGTGCGATCTTTGAACTTGGACCTCGAGGAATTAGACCGGCGGGAGCTCTGGGAGCCCGGACGCTACTTCTG GACGTGTGGGAAGCAGGTTTCTGAACTTGGCCTGGACTCCGAAGTGTTGCCTGTGCGGGGAGACCACCCAGCTGCCCAGAACAGGTTCCTGTATGTAGGAGGTGCCCTGCACCCCTTACCCAGTGGGCTCAG GGGGCTACTCCGCCCTTCACCACCCTTCTCCAAACCTCTGTTTTGGGCCGGGCTGCGGGAGTTGATGAAACCCAGGGGCCAAGAGTCCGATGAAACTGTGCACAGTTTTGCCCAGCGCCGCCTTGGACCTGAG GTGGCATCTCTAGCCATGGACAGTCTCTGCCGTGGAGTGTTTGCAGGCAACAGCCGTGAGCTCAGCATCCGGTCCTGTTTTCCCAGTCTCTTCCAAGCTGAGCAAACCCATCGGTCCATATTACTGGGGCTGCTGCTGGGGGCAG GGAAGACTCCACAGCCAGACTCTGGACTTATTCGCCAGGCCAGGGCTGAGCGATGGAGCCAGTGGTCACTTcgtggagggctggagatgttGCCCCAGGCCCTTCATACACACCTGACCAGTAAAGGGGTCAGTGTTCTCAGAGGTCAGCCAGTCTGTGGGCTCAGCCTCCAGCCAGAAGGGCGCTGGAAG GTGTCTCTAGGAGACAGCAGTCTGGAAGCTGACCACATTATTAGTGCCATTCCAGCTCCAG CACTCAGCAAGCTGCTCCCTGCCGAGGCTGCACCTCTGGCTCGTGTCCTGAGTACCATCACCGCTGTGTCTGTAGCTGTGGTGAATCTGCAGTACCGAGGAGTTCGTCTGCCTGTCCAG GGATTTGGACATTTGGTGCCATCCTCAGAAGACCCAATTGTTCTTGGCATTGTATATGATTCAGTTGCTTTCCCTGAGCAGGATGGGAACCCCCCAGGCCTTAGAGTGACT GTGATGTTGGGAGGTTCCTGGTTACAAATGCTAGAAGCTAGTGGCTGTGAACTGTCTGAGGAGCTGTTTCAACAACGGGCACAGAAAGCAGCTGCCACACAGTTAGGTCTGAAGGAGCAACCAAGTCACTGCTTGGTCCATTTTCACAAG AACTGTATTCCCCAGTATACACTAGGCCACTGGCAAAAACTGG AGTCAGCTGTGCAGTTCTTGGCTGCTCAGAGGATGCCCCTGACTCTGGCTGGAGCCTCCTATGAGGGGGTTGCTGTCAACGACTGTATAGAGAGTGGGCGCCAGGCAGCAGTCACTGTCCTGGGCACAGAATCTAATAGCTGA
- the Ppox gene encoding protoporphyrinogen oxidase isoform X1: protein MGRTVIVLGGGISGLAASYHLIRAPCPPKVILLEGSERVGGWIRSVRGSDGAIFELGPRGIRPAGALGARTLLLVSELGLDSEVLPVRGDHPAAQNRFLYVGGALHPLPSGLRGLLRPSPPFSKPLFWAGLRELMKPRGQESDETVHSFAQRRLGPEVASLAMDSLCRGVFAGNSRELSIRSCFPSLFQAEQTHRSILLGLLLGAGKTPQPDSGLIRQARAERWSQWSLRGGLEMLPQALHTHLTSKGVSVLRGQPVCGLSLQPEGRWKVSLGDSSLEADHIISAIPAPALSKLLPAEAAPLARVLSTITAVSVAVVNLQYRGVRLPVQGFGHLVPSSEDPIVLGIVYDSVAFPEQDGNPPGLRVTVMLGGSWLQMLEASGCELSEELFQQRAQKAAATQLGLKEQPSHCLVHFHKNCIPQYTLGHWQKLESAVQFLAAQRMPLTLAGASYEGVAVNDCIESGRQAAVTVLGTESNS from the exons ATGGGCCGGACCGTGATCGTGCTTGGCGGAGGCATCAGCGGCTTGGCCGCCAGTTACCATCTGATCCGAGCCCCCTGTCCCCCTAAG GTGATCCTCCTGGAGGGCAGTGAGCGTGTGGGGGGCTGGATCCGCTCAGTCCGTGGATCAGATGGTGCGATCTTTGAACTTGGACCTCGAGGAATTAGACCGGCGGGAGCTCTGGGAGCCCGGACGCTACTTCTG GTTTCTGAACTTGGCCTGGACTCCGAAGTGTTGCCTGTGCGGGGAGACCACCCAGCTGCCCAGAACAGGTTCCTGTATGTAGGAGGTGCCCTGCACCCCTTACCCAGTGGGCTCAG GGGGCTACTCCGCCCTTCACCACCCTTCTCCAAACCTCTGTTTTGGGCCGGGCTGCGGGAGTTGATGAAACCCAGGGGCCAAGAGTCCGATGAAACTGTGCACAGTTTTGCCCAGCGCCGCCTTGGACCTGAG GTGGCATCTCTAGCCATGGACAGTCTCTGCCGTGGAGTGTTTGCAGGCAACAGCCGTGAGCTCAGCATCCGGTCCTGTTTTCCCAGTCTCTTCCAAGCTGAGCAAACCCATCGGTCCATATTACTGGGGCTGCTGCTGGGGGCAG GGAAGACTCCACAGCCAGACTCTGGACTTATTCGCCAGGCCAGGGCTGAGCGATGGAGCCAGTGGTCACTTcgtggagggctggagatgttGCCCCAGGCCCTTCATACACACCTGACCAGTAAAGGGGTCAGTGTTCTCAGAGGTCAGCCAGTCTGTGGGCTCAGCCTCCAGCCAGAAGGGCGCTGGAAG GTGTCTCTAGGAGACAGCAGTCTGGAAGCTGACCACATTATTAGTGCCATTCCAGCTCCAG CACTCAGCAAGCTGCTCCCTGCCGAGGCTGCACCTCTGGCTCGTGTCCTGAGTACCATCACCGCTGTGTCTGTAGCTGTGGTGAATCTGCAGTACCGAGGAGTTCGTCTGCCTGTCCAG GGATTTGGACATTTGGTGCCATCCTCAGAAGACCCAATTGTTCTTGGCATTGTATATGATTCAGTTGCTTTCCCTGAGCAGGATGGGAACCCCCCAGGCCTTAGAGTGACT GTGATGTTGGGAGGTTCCTGGTTACAAATGCTAGAAGCTAGTGGCTGTGAACTGTCTGAGGAGCTGTTTCAACAACGGGCACAGAAAGCAGCTGCCACACAGTTAGGTCTGAAGGAGCAACCAAGTCACTGCTTGGTCCATTTTCACAAG AACTGTATTCCCCAGTATACACTAGGCCACTGGCAAAAACTGG AGTCAGCTGTGCAGTTCTTGGCTGCTCAGAGGATGCCCCTGACTCTGGCTGGAGCCTCCTATGAGGGGGTTGCTGTCAACGACTGTATAGAGAGTGGGCGCCAGGCAGCAGTCACTGTCCTGGGCACAGAATCTAATAGCTGA
- the B4galt3 gene encoding beta-1,4-galactosyltransferase 3 — translation MLRRLLERPCTLALLVGSQLAVMMYLSLGGFRSLSALFGRDQGPTFDYSHPRDVYTNLSRLPGAPIAAGGPPAPQALPYCPERSPFLVGPVSVSFSPVPSIAEIVERNPRVEPGGRYRPAGCEPRSRTAIIVPHRAREHHLRLLLYHLHPFLQRQQLAYGIYVIHQAGNGTFNRAKLLNVGVREALRDEEWDCLFLHDVDLLPENDHNLYVCDPRGPRHVAVAMNKFGYSLPYPQYFGGVSALTPDQYLKMNGFPNEYWGWGGEDDDIATRVRLAGMKISRPPTSVGHYKMVKHRGDKGNEENPHRFDLLVRTQNSWTQDGMNSLTYRLLARELGPLYTNITADIGTDPRGPRSASGPRYPPGSSQAFRQEMLQRRPPARPGPLPTANHTAPRGSP, via the exons ATGCTGCGGAGGTTGCTGGAAAGGCCCTGCACACTGGCCCTGCTTGTGGGCTCCCAGTTGGCTGTCATGATGTACCTGTCACTAGGGGGCTTCCGGAGCCTCAGTGCCCTGTTTGGTCGGGATCAGGGGCCAACATTTGACTACTCTCATCCCCGTGACGTCTATACTAACCTCAGCCGCCTGCCTGGGGCTCCTATAGCTGCAGGGggtcctccagcccctcaagCTCTGCCCTACTGTCCAGAACGATCTCCTTTCCTAG TGGGCCCCGTATCAGTGTCCTTTAGCCCAGTGCCATCGATAGCAGAGATTGTGGAGCGGAATCCCCGGGTAGAACCAGGGGGCCGGTACCGCCCCGCAGGGTGTGAACCTCGCTCCCGAACAGCCATTATTGTACCCCATCGTGCCCGGGAGCACCACCTGCGCCTTCTGCTCTACCACCTGCACCCCTTCCTTCAGCGCCAGCAGCTTGCATATGGCATCTATGTCATCCACCAG GCTGGAAATGGAACATTTAACAGGGCAAAGCTACTGAATGTTGGGGTGCGGGAAGCCCTGCGTGATGAAGAATGGGACTGCCTGTTCTTGCATGATGTGGACCTCCTGCCAGAAAATGACCATAATCTCTATGTGTGTGACCCCCGGGGACCCCGCCATGTTGCTGTTGCCATGAACAAGTTTGGATACAG CCTCCCGTACCCTCAGTACTTTGGAGGGGTCTCAGCGCTCACCCCCGACCAGTATCTGAAGATGAATGGCTTCCCCAATGAATACTGGGGCTGGGGTGGTGAGGATGACGACATTGCTACCAG GGTACGTCTGGCTGGGATGAAGATCTCTCGGCCCCCCACATCTGTGGGGCATTATAAGATGGTGAAGCACCGAGGAGATAAGGGCAACGAGGAAAACCCCCACAG ATTTGACCTCCTGGTCCGCACTCAGAACTCTTGGACACAAGATGGGATGAACTCACTGACCTACCGATTGCTGGCTCGAGAGCTGGGTCCTCTCTATACCAACATCACTGCAGATATTGGGACTGACCCTCGGGGTCCCCGGTCTGCCTCCGGTCCCAGATACCCACCTGGTTCTTCCCAAGCCTTCCGTCAGGAGATGCTGCAGCGCCGGCCCCCAGCTAGGCCTGGTCCTCTGCCTACTGCCAACCACACAGCGCCCCGTGGCTCACCCTGA
- the Usp21 gene encoding ubiquitin carboxyl-terminal hydrolase 21 isoform X1, whose product MPQASEHRLGRTREPPVNVQPRVGSKLPFPPRARSKERRNPVPGPNPVLRPLPPRPGPPDERAKKLELGRGRTSGPRPRGPLRADHGVPLPGSPPPTVALPLPSRTNLARSKSVSSGDLRPMGIALGGHRGAGELGAALSRLALRPEPPTLRRSTSLRRLGGFPGPPTLLSIRTEPPSSHGSFHVISARPSEPFYSDDKMAHHTLLLGSGHIGLRNLGNTCFLNAVLQCLSSTRPLRDFCLRRDFRQEVPGGGRAQELTEAFADVIGALWHPDSCEAVNPTRFRAVFQKYVPSFSGYSQQDAQEFLKLLMERLHLEINRRGRRAAPILTSGPAPTPPRRGTALREEPELSDDDRANLMWKRYLEREDSKIVDLFVGQLKSCLKCQACGYRSTTFEVFCDLSLPIPKKGFAGGKVSLRDCFSLFTKEEELESENAPVCDRCRQKTRSTKKLTVQRFPRILVLHLNRFSTSRGSIKKSSVGVDFPLQRLSLGDFASDKAGSPVYQLYALCNHSGSVHYGHYTALCRCQTGWHVYNDSRVSPVSENQVASSEGYVLFYQLMQEPPRCL is encoded by the exons ATGCCCCAGGCCTCTGAGCACCGCCTGGGCCGCACTCGAGAGCCACCTGTCAATGTACAGCCCCGAGTGGGGTCCAAGTTACCATTTCCCCCTCGGGCCCGCAGCAAGGAGCGCCGAAACCCAGTTCCTGGGCCAAACCCCGTGTtacgacctctgcctccccggccAGGTCCCCCTGATGAAAGGGCCAAGAAACTGGAGCTGGGACGGGGACGAACCTCAGGCCCTCGTCCTAGAGGCCCGCTTCGGGCAGATCATGGAGTTCCCCTGCCTGGCTCACCACCCCCAACTGTGGCTCTGCCTCTCCCATCCAGGACCAACTTAGCCCGTTCCAAGTCTGTGAGCAGTGGGGACTTGCGTCCAATGGGAATTGCCTTGGGAGGGCATCGTGGTGCTGGAGAGCTGGGGGCTGCACTGAGCCGCTTGGCACTCCGGCCTGAGCCACCCACTTTGAGACGGAGCACTTCTCTTCGCCGTCTTGGGGGCTTTCCTGGACCCCCTACCCTGCTCAGCATACGGACAGAACCCCCTTCTTCCCATGGCTCATTCCATGTGATATCTGCCCGGCCCTCTGAACCTTTCTACTCAGATGACAAGATG GCTCATCACACACTGCTTCTGGGTTCTGGTCATATTGGCCTCCGAAATCTGGGAAACACA TGCTTCCTGAATGCCGTGCTACAGTGTTTGAGCAGCACTCGGCCTCTTCGAGACTTTTGTCTGCGAAGGGACTTCCGGCAAGAGGTACCTGGAGGAGGCCGGGCCCAAGAACTCACTGAAG CCTTTGCTGATGTGATTGGTGCCCTATGGCACCCTGACTCCTGTGAAGCTGTGAATCCTACTCGATTTCGAGCTGTCTTCCAGAAATATGTTCCCTCCTTCTCTGGATACAG CCAACAGGATGCCCAAGAGTTCCTGAAGCTCCTCATGGAACGGTTGCACCTTGAAATCAACAGACGGGGCCGCAGGGCAGCGCCAATCCTGACCAGTGGCCCAGCTCCCACTCCACCTCGCCGAGGAACAGCGCTGCGTGAAGAACCTGAGCTAAG TGATGATGATCGAGCCAACTTAATGTGGAAGCGTTACCTGGAGCGAGAGGACAGCAAGATTGTGG ACCTGTTTGTGGGCCAGTTGAAAAGTTGCCTAAAGTGCCAGGCCTGTGGGTATCGCTCCACGACCTTCGAGGTGTTTTGTGACCTGTCCCTGCCCATCCCCAAG AAAGGATTTGCTGGGGGCAAAGTGTCTCTGCGGGATTGTTTCAGCCTTTTCACCAAGGAAGAAGAGCTAGAATCGGAAAACGCCCCA GTGTGTGACCGATGTCGGCAGAAAACACGAAGTACCAAAAAGTTGACAGTACAAAGATTCCCCCGGATCCTCGTGCTCC ATCTGAATCGATTTTCCACCTCCCGAGGCTCCATCAAGAAAAGTTCAGTAGGTGTAGACTTCCCATTGCAGCGACTGAGCCTAGGGGACTTTGCCAGTGACAAAGCCG GGAGCCCTGTATACCAGCTGTATGCCCTTTGCAACCACTCTGGTAGCGTCCACTATGGTCACTACACAGCCCTGTGCCGGTGCCAAACTGGTTGGCATGTCTACAATGACTCTCG TGTCTCCCCTGTCAGTGAAAATCAGGTGGCGTCCAGTGAGGGCTACGTGCTGTTTTACCAACTGATGCAGGAACCACCCCGGTGCCTGTGA
- the Ppox gene encoding protoporphyrinogen oxidase isoform X3 codes for MVRSLNLDLEELDRRELWEPGRYFWGLLRPSPPFSKPLFWAGLRELMKPRGQESDETVHSFAQRRLGPEVASLAMDSLCRGVFAGNSRELSIRSCFPSLFQAEQTHRSILLGLLLGAGKTPQPDSGLIRQARAERWSQWSLRGGLEMLPQALHTHLTSKGVSVLRGQPVCGLSLQPEGRWKVSLGDSSLEADHIISAIPAPALSKLLPAEAAPLARVLSTITAVSVAVVNLQYRGVRLPVQGFGHLVPSSEDPIVLGIVYDSVAFPEQDGNPPGLRVTVMLGGSWLQMLEASGCELSEELFQQRAQKAAATQLGLKEQPSHCLVHFHKNCIPQYTLGHWQKLESAVQFLAAQRMPLTLAGASYEGVAVNDCIESGRQAAVTVLGTESNS; via the exons ATGGTGCGATCTTTGAACTTGGACCTCGAGGAATTAGACCGGCGGGAGCTCTGGGAGCCCGGACGCTACTTCTG GGGGCTACTCCGCCCTTCACCACCCTTCTCCAAACCTCTGTTTTGGGCCGGGCTGCGGGAGTTGATGAAACCCAGGGGCCAAGAGTCCGATGAAACTGTGCACAGTTTTGCCCAGCGCCGCCTTGGACCTGAG GTGGCATCTCTAGCCATGGACAGTCTCTGCCGTGGAGTGTTTGCAGGCAACAGCCGTGAGCTCAGCATCCGGTCCTGTTTTCCCAGTCTCTTCCAAGCTGAGCAAACCCATCGGTCCATATTACTGGGGCTGCTGCTGGGGGCAG GGAAGACTCCACAGCCAGACTCTGGACTTATTCGCCAGGCCAGGGCTGAGCGATGGAGCCAGTGGTCACTTcgtggagggctggagatgttGCCCCAGGCCCTTCATACACACCTGACCAGTAAAGGGGTCAGTGTTCTCAGAGGTCAGCCAGTCTGTGGGCTCAGCCTCCAGCCAGAAGGGCGCTGGAAG GTGTCTCTAGGAGACAGCAGTCTGGAAGCTGACCACATTATTAGTGCCATTCCAGCTCCAG CACTCAGCAAGCTGCTCCCTGCCGAGGCTGCACCTCTGGCTCGTGTCCTGAGTACCATCACCGCTGTGTCTGTAGCTGTGGTGAATCTGCAGTACCGAGGAGTTCGTCTGCCTGTCCAG GGATTTGGACATTTGGTGCCATCCTCAGAAGACCCAATTGTTCTTGGCATTGTATATGATTCAGTTGCTTTCCCTGAGCAGGATGGGAACCCCCCAGGCCTTAGAGTGACT GTGATGTTGGGAGGTTCCTGGTTACAAATGCTAGAAGCTAGTGGCTGTGAACTGTCTGAGGAGCTGTTTCAACAACGGGCACAGAAAGCAGCTGCCACACAGTTAGGTCTGAAGGAGCAACCAAGTCACTGCTTGGTCCATTTTCACAAG AACTGTATTCCCCAGTATACACTAGGCCACTGGCAAAAACTGG AGTCAGCTGTGCAGTTCTTGGCTGCTCAGAGGATGCCCCTGACTCTGGCTGGAGCCTCCTATGAGGGGGTTGCTGTCAACGACTGTATAGAGAGTGGGCGCCAGGCAGCAGTCACTGTCCTGGGCACAGAATCTAATAGCTGA
- the Usp21 gene encoding ubiquitin carboxyl-terminal hydrolase 21 isoform X2: MPQASEHRLGRTREPPVNVQPRVGSKLPFPPRARSKERRNPVPGPNPVLRPLPPRPGPPDERAKKLELGRGRTSGPRPRGPLRADHGVPLPGSPPPTVALPLPSRTNLARSKSVSSGDLRPMGIALGGHRGAGELGAALSRLALRPEPPTLRRSTSLRRLGGFPGPPTLLSIRTEPPSSHGSFHVISARPSEPFYSDDKMCFLNAVLQCLSSTRPLRDFCLRRDFRQEVPGGGRAQELTEAFADVIGALWHPDSCEAVNPTRFRAVFQKYVPSFSGYSQQDAQEFLKLLMERLHLEINRRGRRAAPILTSGPAPTPPRRGTALREEPELSDDDRANLMWKRYLEREDSKIVDLFVGQLKSCLKCQACGYRSTTFEVFCDLSLPIPKKGFAGGKVSLRDCFSLFTKEEELESENAPVCDRCRQKTRSTKKLTVQRFPRILVLHLNRFSTSRGSIKKSSVGVDFPLQRLSLGDFASDKAGSPVYQLYALCNHSGSVHYGHYTALCRCQTGWHVYNDSRVSPVSENQVASSEGYVLFYQLMQEPPRCL; this comes from the exons ATGCCCCAGGCCTCTGAGCACCGCCTGGGCCGCACTCGAGAGCCACCTGTCAATGTACAGCCCCGAGTGGGGTCCAAGTTACCATTTCCCCCTCGGGCCCGCAGCAAGGAGCGCCGAAACCCAGTTCCTGGGCCAAACCCCGTGTtacgacctctgcctccccggccAGGTCCCCCTGATGAAAGGGCCAAGAAACTGGAGCTGGGACGGGGACGAACCTCAGGCCCTCGTCCTAGAGGCCCGCTTCGGGCAGATCATGGAGTTCCCCTGCCTGGCTCACCACCCCCAACTGTGGCTCTGCCTCTCCCATCCAGGACCAACTTAGCCCGTTCCAAGTCTGTGAGCAGTGGGGACTTGCGTCCAATGGGAATTGCCTTGGGAGGGCATCGTGGTGCTGGAGAGCTGGGGGCTGCACTGAGCCGCTTGGCACTCCGGCCTGAGCCACCCACTTTGAGACGGAGCACTTCTCTTCGCCGTCTTGGGGGCTTTCCTGGACCCCCTACCCTGCTCAGCATACGGACAGAACCCCCTTCTTCCCATGGCTCATTCCATGTGATATCTGCCCGGCCCTCTGAACCTTTCTACTCAGATGACAAGATG TGCTTCCTGAATGCCGTGCTACAGTGTTTGAGCAGCACTCGGCCTCTTCGAGACTTTTGTCTGCGAAGGGACTTCCGGCAAGAGGTACCTGGAGGAGGCCGGGCCCAAGAACTCACTGAAG CCTTTGCTGATGTGATTGGTGCCCTATGGCACCCTGACTCCTGTGAAGCTGTGAATCCTACTCGATTTCGAGCTGTCTTCCAGAAATATGTTCCCTCCTTCTCTGGATACAG CCAACAGGATGCCCAAGAGTTCCTGAAGCTCCTCATGGAACGGTTGCACCTTGAAATCAACAGACGGGGCCGCAGGGCAGCGCCAATCCTGACCAGTGGCCCAGCTCCCACTCCACCTCGCCGAGGAACAGCGCTGCGTGAAGAACCTGAGCTAAG TGATGATGATCGAGCCAACTTAATGTGGAAGCGTTACCTGGAGCGAGAGGACAGCAAGATTGTGG ACCTGTTTGTGGGCCAGTTGAAAAGTTGCCTAAAGTGCCAGGCCTGTGGGTATCGCTCCACGACCTTCGAGGTGTTTTGTGACCTGTCCCTGCCCATCCCCAAG AAAGGATTTGCTGGGGGCAAAGTGTCTCTGCGGGATTGTTTCAGCCTTTTCACCAAGGAAGAAGAGCTAGAATCGGAAAACGCCCCA GTGTGTGACCGATGTCGGCAGAAAACACGAAGTACCAAAAAGTTGACAGTACAAAGATTCCCCCGGATCCTCGTGCTCC ATCTGAATCGATTTTCCACCTCCCGAGGCTCCATCAAGAAAAGTTCAGTAGGTGTAGACTTCCCATTGCAGCGACTGAGCCTAGGGGACTTTGCCAGTGACAAAGCCG GGAGCCCTGTATACCAGCTGTATGCCCTTTGCAACCACTCTGGTAGCGTCCACTATGGTCACTACACAGCCCTGTGCCGGTGCCAAACTGGTTGGCATGTCTACAATGACTCTCG TGTCTCCCCTGTCAGTGAAAATCAGGTGGCGTCCAGTGAGGGCTACGTGCTGTTTTACCAACTGATGCAGGAACCACCCCGGTGCCTGTGA